From Anabaena cylindrica PCC 7122, one genomic window encodes:
- a CDS encoding type III-B CRISPR module-associated Cmr3 family protein, whose amino-acid sequence MHWYKITPLDLLLFRDCKPFSPGDGSWAKGLFPPMPITVFQAMRSLLPQTNHENRTQRHLSFLGPFLLDSQQTLWLPTPKDLVCLYPPGQDRKTATDNWSEILHLQTIPKDEEAWKHLAFDEEEIDPLVLNKKWDGNISPPKPWIKAEALFGYLRGQKNHSNCAQKDSEKPSTSWDQKDFHHNPWKTQVLPHIQMQPDKRQVKDADGYFTEVAVRLEDGWCFIAALSVDILARESIVRLGGEGHRALVSHLEPNDTLKGQLDFLLESDSEALLQAVRIPPDYSSTVPNFAYLLTPGLGLFEETSYRAYPQAWKEHLKGCATDKALLWGGVSTLRKDIDNNKTREESALLPQRAFVPPGTVYLFNHEVATNQQVLPNGDVNWLQTFRRLNYGKLLWGRRNLINE is encoded by the coding sequence ATGCACTGGTATAAGATTACTCCTTTAGATTTACTCCTGTTTCGAGATTGTAAACCCTTTAGCCCTGGTGATGGTTCATGGGCAAAAGGCTTATTTCCACCGATGCCAATTACAGTATTTCAGGCAATGCGATCGCTTTTACCACAAACTAATCATGAAAACCGTACCCAGCGCCATCTAAGTTTTCTCGGACCATTTTTATTAGACAGTCAGCAGACTTTATGGCTACCCACACCCAAAGATTTAGTTTGTCTATATCCCCCAGGACAAGACCGCAAAACCGCCACTGATAATTGGAGCGAAATTCTACACCTACAAACGATTCCCAAAGATGAAGAAGCATGGAAGCATTTAGCATTTGATGAAGAAGAGATCGACCCGTTAGTTCTTAATAAAAAATGGGATGGTAATATTAGCCCACCTAAACCTTGGATCAAAGCCGAAGCACTGTTTGGTTATCTTAGAGGTCAAAAAAATCACAGTAATTGCGCTCAAAAAGACTCTGAAAAACCTAGCACTAGTTGGGATCAAAAAGACTTTCACCACAATCCTTGGAAGACACAGGTTTTACCTCATATCCAAATGCAACCTGACAAGCGACAGGTTAAAGATGCTGATGGTTACTTTACCGAAGTTGCAGTCCGCCTGGAAGATGGATGGTGTTTTATCGCGGCTTTGAGTGTGGATATTTTAGCAAGGGAAAGCATTGTCCGGTTAGGAGGTGAGGGACATCGGGCTTTAGTATCACACCTGGAGCCAAATGACACATTGAAAGGCCAACTTGATTTTTTGCTAGAGAGCGATAGCGAAGCGCTGCTGCAAGCAGTTCGCATACCACCAGATTACTCATCTACAGTACCAAACTTTGCCTATCTCCTGACACCCGGACTAGGGCTATTTGAGGAAACAAGTTACAGAGCCTATCCCCAAGCTTGGAAGGAACATCTCAAAGGCTGTGCTACCGATAAAGCTTTACTGTGGGGTGGTGTCTCCACATTGCGTAAAGATATAGACAACAACAAAACAAGGGAGGAATCTGCTTTACTACCGCAAAGAGCATTTGTACCGCCGGGGACAGTATATTTATTTAATCATGAAGTAGCAACAAACCAGCAAGTTTTACCCAATGGGGATGTAAATTGGTTACAGACTTTTAGAAGGCTTAATTATGGAAAACTTTTATGGGGAAGAAGGAATTTAATCAATGAGTGA
- a CDS encoding RAMP superfamily CRISPR-associated protein, which produces MYTAPQLVNLLEKQHQRRGISNLFKKGIFTLQWRSKVGCFPHPDVETMVSAGEPCGAWYVANGRPGDKRELDKNLAQMPELPLNGYIPGSSIRGIVRAWAMKRPSIRKQMLNLLGCQQGNVIKEGKIEFLDAWPETATKLVLDIVNPQQNFQVYHEGQGKPLSIYTLGDGEDTIPVTVAIRGIPGEVSPKEVQTVWEWVQQALSIHGVGSRTSAGYGQIKAPSDFRPSVELRQVENGSTTKTFEFKLYSQGCAGANRQQQELRPSHWRGWLRSWILRFLLGVMSKDNAERTLWELMGIIEPDTHKGCVQIRMIPGEEIWGDSSSNQPYFYVWEGKLQVTAPSEILNKIILPIIRFAVSTGGVGRGWRRPLHIFYMETNNRSATRGSHLVIKHQITNPNTKNRETQVYRLPPKPENWTSTYDNWLTAVRSQWAERINTNANQSLEAEVFSPRTCAVYAVPGPYANPIDENDFEWLETDGVETRGEGMHLIYEQTPPRNYKRNPDIGGNAADKNPHCSWASIKRINIPSHEIEVDCQEIVCLFMGGKSPQSNHIRARFLQDLNEIEGNVHLFGISP; this is translated from the coding sequence ATGTACACTGCACCTCAACTGGTTAATTTATTAGAAAAACAACATCAACGCCGAGGAATATCGAATTTATTTAAAAAAGGGATTTTTACTCTGCAATGGAGAAGTAAAGTTGGTTGCTTTCCTCATCCCGATGTAGAAACAATGGTTTCTGCGGGAGAACCTTGTGGTGCTTGGTACGTTGCTAATGGACGACCAGGAGATAAACGCGAATTAGATAAAAACTTGGCTCAAATGCCAGAACTTCCCTTGAATGGCTATATTCCTGGTTCTTCAATTCGGGGAATTGTGCGTGCATGGGCAATGAAACGTCCCAGTATTCGTAAGCAAATGTTGAATTTGCTGGGATGTCAACAAGGAAATGTCATTAAAGAAGGCAAAATCGAATTTTTAGATGCATGGCCTGAAACGGCAACCAAACTTGTTTTAGATATAGTTAACCCACAGCAAAACTTCCAGGTCTACCATGAGGGGCAAGGTAAACCACTTTCAATTTATACTTTGGGAGATGGTGAGGATACTATTCCAGTAACAGTAGCAATTCGAGGGATTCCCGGAGAAGTTAGCCCCAAAGAAGTACAAACAGTTTGGGAATGGGTACAGCAAGCATTGAGTATTCATGGAGTTGGCAGTCGTACATCTGCGGGATATGGTCAGATTAAAGCACCTAGTGACTTTAGACCATCAGTAGAATTGCGTCAAGTTGAAAATGGCTCCACTACTAAAACCTTTGAGTTTAAACTCTACAGCCAGGGTTGTGCTGGTGCAAATCGACAACAACAAGAGTTACGTCCTTCCCACTGGCGCGGTTGGTTGCGTTCTTGGATATTGCGGTTTTTATTGGGAGTCATGTCGAAAGATAACGCAGAGAGAACCTTATGGGAACTCATGGGAATCATAGAACCAGATACCCACAAAGGTTGTGTACAAATCCGTATGATTCCGGGGGAAGAGATTTGGGGCGATAGCTCAAGTAACCAACCCTACTTTTATGTTTGGGAGGGGAAATTACAAGTTACTGCACCAAGCGAAATTCTCAACAAAATTATTTTACCAATTATCCGATTTGCAGTTAGTACAGGCGGTGTTGGTAGAGGTTGGCGACGACCATTACATATTTTCTATATGGAAACTAATAACAGATCTGCAACACGGGGAAGTCATTTAGTCATCAAACACCAAATTACTAATCCAAATACTAAAAATCGAGAGACACAAGTTTACAGACTGCCACCTAAGCCAGAAAATTGGACTTCTACCTATGATAATTGGTTGACGGCTGTGCGATCGCAGTGGGCTGAGAGAATCAACACTAATGCAAATCAGTCATTAGAAGCTGAGGTATTTTCACCCCGTACTTGTGCTGTTTATGCCGTTCCCGGGCCTTATGCCAATCCCATAGACGAGAATGATTTTGAGTGGCTAGAAACTGATGGGGTAGAAACTCGTGGAGAAGGTATGCACCTCATTTACGAACAAACTCCTCCGCGCAATTATAAACGTAATCCAGATATCGGAGGAAATGCAGCCGATAAAAATCCTCATTGTTCATGGGCAAGTATTAAGCGAATTAATATCCCCAGTCATGAAATAGAAGTAGATTGTCAAGAAATTGTTTGCTTATTTATGGGAGGAAAATCACCTCAGTCAAATCATATCCGCGCCCGGTTTCTTCAAGACTTAAACGAAATAGAGGGTAATGTACATTTATTCGGTATTTCTCCATAA
- a CDS encoding RAMP superfamily CRISPR-associated protein — MSDFRTGYLYALAPVHCGGEGDLGNILDIVREVHTDFPYIPGSSLRGSVRWDVNSIDPAIADKLFGKELSADGQMGVHQVWFGDARLLWIPMRTMAMGNRNVFTWVSCHSLIRDHALLSGLPISDLPNHPVGTQAGSYYVADAQLQVSGFTNEQKQAIALAGDWQESLGNAIQSTWNNNRIVLADSDFQTLMEHSLWTQIRNKINKSEDNEDDSEGGAEIFWTDVCIPRDTILYYPWGYKLNKTNPIAQREHDCLMDVVTGLFQVGGQANVGRGWVQGWVTNNTLPVILNTNKLMQVEM, encoded by the coding sequence ATGAGTGATTTTCGTACTGGATATCTTTATGCACTTGCACCAGTTCATTGTGGTGGTGAAGGTGATTTAGGAAATATCTTAGATATTGTCCGCGAAGTACACACGGATTTTCCTTATATTCCCGGCTCTTCTCTTAGAGGTAGTGTGCGCTGGGATGTAAACTCTATTGACCCAGCTATCGCAGATAAATTATTTGGTAAAGAATTAAGTGCAGATGGACAAATGGGAGTTCATCAAGTTTGGTTTGGTGATGCCCGCTTGTTATGGATACCGATGCGAACAATGGCAATGGGTAATCGTAATGTATTTACCTGGGTAAGCTGTCATTCACTAATCCGCGACCATGCACTACTATCTGGATTACCAATCAGTGATTTGCCTAATCATCCTGTAGGAACTCAAGCGGGTAGTTATTACGTTGCTGATGCTCAATTGCAAGTTTCTGGATTCACGAACGAACAAAAACAAGCGATCGCTCTAGCTGGGGATTGGCAAGAATCACTTGGTAATGCGATTCAGTCAACCTGGAATAATAACCGGATTGTCCTGGCTGATAGTGATTTTCAAACTTTAATGGAGCATTCGCTATGGACACAGATTCGCAACAAAATTAATAAATCTGAGGATAATGAAGATGATTCTGAAGGTGGTGCAGAAATATTTTGGACGGATGTTTGCATTCCCAGAGATACTATTCTCTACTACCCCTGGGGTTACAAATTAAACAAAACTAACCCCATAGCCCAACGGGAACATGATTGTTTGATGGATGTTGTGACTGGGTTATTTCAAGTCGGAGGACAGGCTAACGTCGGGCGAGGTTGGGTGCAAGGGTGGGTGACAAATAATACTTTGCCTGTGATATTGAATACAAATAAACTTATGCAAGTGGAGATGTAA
- a CDS encoding pentapeptide repeat-containing protein yields MVWQISPEELLVRYGDGERNFAGVELIDSEIRSRDYPGIDLVGVVLRDINLRGAYFNEVMLVEADLTGADLGGIFLESCSLARAIIRDANLRAASLDWSAFHDADLRGSNLDHMNASCAEFRGSQIGSFEYAILANTKFQGAHTSSSLICSGWNLIWHTTMPDGSLVEGPQLGNGRGK; encoded by the coding sequence GTGGTTTGGCAGATAAGTCCCGAAGAATTGTTGGTTCGATATGGTGACGGGGAACGTAACTTTGCTGGGGTCGAGTTGATTGACTCCGAGATCCGCTCCCGCGATTATCCTGGGATCGATCTTGTAGGCGTTGTTTTGCGAGATATCAACTTGCGAGGAGCTTATTTCAATGAAGTCATGCTGGTAGAAGCCGATTTGACTGGTGCCGACTTGGGTGGTATTTTCCTGGAAAGTTGTTCCTTGGCAAGGGCAATTATTCGTGATGCTAATTTGCGTGCCGCCAGCTTGGACTGGAGTGCTTTCCACGATGCTGATTTGCGGGGAAGCAACTTGGATCACATGAATGCCAGTTGTGCTGAATTTCGTGGATCTCAAATCGGTTCTTTTGAGTATGCTATTCTCGCTAATACTAAATTCCAAGGCGCTCACACCAGCAGCAGTCTGATCTGTAGTGGCTGGAATTTGATATGGCACACCACTATGCCTGATGGAAGTCTCGTAGAGGGTCCTCAGTTGGGAAATGGTCGTGGGAAATAA